Proteins encoded within one genomic window of Vanrija pseudolonga chromosome 3, complete sequence:
- the sws2 gene encoding 37S ribosomal protein subunit sws2, mitochondrial has product MHLLGHYLPEHNLIRIALRAFYGISYATSSRLLARLSIPNDAKVSSLTEQQITALSAYLSAPAASTPPSRIVLAAPGKAPDAKAAAAAAAEGPLDDPLNSIKIEVDLRRQRQADIMHHRHIGTYRGRRHAMGLPVRGQNTQTNARTARRLNRAPSSKFSTFSQVEFEAPVPQPPSQILRMLGMQ; this is encoded by the exons atgcacctcctcggccactACCTCCCAGAACACAACCTGATCCGGATCGCCCTGCGCGCGTTCTACGGCATCAGCTACGCGACGTCGTCCCGCCTCCTCGCACGGCTGAGCATCCCGAACGACGCCAAGGTGTCCTCCTTGACAGAGCAGCAGATCACCGCGCTGTCAGCGTACCTGTCTGCtccggccgcgtcgacgccgcccagccgcatcgtgctcgcggcgccagGCAAGGCGCCAgacgccaaggctgccgcggcagccgccgcagagGGCCCCCTCGACGACCCGCTCAACAGCATCAagatcgaggtcgacctccgccgccagcgccaggcaGACATCATGCACCACCGCCATATCGGCACCTaccgcggccgtcgccacgcCATGGGCCTGCCTGTCCGCGGCCAGAACACGCAGACGAACGCGCGTACCGCGCGCAGGTTGaaccgcgcgccgtcgtccaagTTTAG CACTTTCTCCCAGGTCGAGTTCGAGGCACCCGTGCCCCAGCCCCCGAGCCAGATCTTGAGGATGCTCGGTATGCAGTAG
- the ACAD11 gene encoding Acyl-CoA dehydrogenase family member 11, translating to MTDPRFETYFGNGTWALLAPHVSAKGAELLSKAISFVEEDCIPAEALWHQQLAPHGPERWASIPPVLETLKAKAKSLGLWNLWLSGGEFQHLARGSGAGITNLEYGLIAEISGYSPHLAPQAMNCSAPDTGNMEVIARFGSDKQKDKYLHGLVDGKIRSAFSMTEYGIASSDASNLRNTTAVRKGNKLILNGHKWWISGAGDPRCAVHIVVAVTDPNNADKYKRHSIIILDTSLPGVEVVRPMTVMGYDDAPEGHCEVIYNNVEIDLEDIAGGSQNLGRGFEMLQARLGPGRIHHCMRTIGIASRSLDLLLLRVSNPQRKTFGKMLSEHGTILQDIAVSRAGIDQGRLITIAAARQIDLAKAKGALKEIGIAKYTVPAMALDVIDKAMQVHGAEGISQDTPLAYFWAAVRTLRYADGPDAVHQQQVAKVELKKRLPVLQQRQESIRQKQKLLGVGRGNDHARL from the exons ATGACTGACCCTCGTTTCGAAACCTACTTTGGCAATGGCACCTGGGCCCTC CTTGCGCCCCACGTCTCCGCCAAGGGTGCCGAGCTCCTCTCCAAGGCCATCTCgttcgtcgaggaggactgcatccccgccgaggccctcTGGCACCAGCAGCTCGCCCCCCACGGCCCCGAGCGATGGGCCTCGATCCCCCCCGTCCTTGAGAcgctcaaggccaaggccaagtctCTCGGCCTCTGGAACCTCTGGCTCTCGGGCGGCGAGTTCCAGCACCTCGCCCGTGGCTCGGGTGCCGGTATCACGAACCTCGAG TACGGTCTCATTGCTGAGATCTCGGGCTACTCGCCCCACCTTGCCCCCCAGGCCATGAACTGCTCGGCTCCTGACACCGGCAACATGG AGGTCATTGCTCGCTTCGGCTCGGACAAGCAGAAGGACAAGTACCTCCACGGCCTCGTTGACGGCAAGATCcgctcggccttctccatGACCGAGTACGGTATCGCCTCGTCGGACGCCTCCAACCTCCGCAACACCACCGCCGTTCGCAAGGGCAACAAGCTCATCCTCAACGGCCACAAGTGG TGGATCTCGGGTGCCGGTGACCCCCGCTGCGCCGTCCacattgtcgtcgctgttACCGACCCCAACAACGCCGACAAGTACAAGCGCCACTCGatcatcatcctcgacacTTCGCTCCCcggtgtcgaggtcgtccgcCCCATGACCGTCATGGGCTACGACGACGCCCCCGAGGGCCACTGCGAGGTCATCTACAACAACGTTGAGATCGACCTTGAGGACATTGCCGGTGGTTCGCAgaacctcggccgcggcttTGAGATGCTCCAGGCCCGTCTCGGCCCCGGACGTATCCACCACTGCATGCGCACCATTGGCATTGCCTCGCGctccctcgacctcctcctcctccgcgtctCCAACCCTCAGCGCAAGACCTTCGGCAAGATGCTCTCGGAGCACGGCACCATCCTCCAGGACATTGCCGTCTCGCGTGCCGGTATCGACCAGGGCCGTCTCATCACCATCGCGGCCGCCCGCCAGATtgacctcgccaaggccaagggcgccCTCAAGGAGATTGGCATCGCCAAGTACACTGTCCCCGCCATGGCTCTCGATGTCATCGACAAGGCCATGCAGGTCCACGGTGCCGAGGGTATCTCGCAGGACACTCCTCTTGCCTACTTCTGGGCCGCTGTCCGCACCCTCCGCTACGCCGACGGCCCCGACGCTgtccaccagcagcaggtcgccaaggtcgagctcaagaagcgccTTCCCGTcctccagcagcgccaggAGTCGATCCGCCAGAAGCAGaagcttctcggcgtcggccgcggcaacGACCACGCCCGTCTTTAA
- the bfr1_0 gene encoding Brefeldin A resistance protein: MTAEPKPGSASGPADSQVTLHKAPKAKKAQAKNEDKWDFEAQLKFQADQAALEAVGVDPKQHAFTLTWDNLSVRGRGGADDVHFQKDVSNLLMPWGAWTTGKRAQQISKARSGEVAHDPRLKKGQRFLLDGFSGVLAPGEMMLVVGRPGSGCSTFLKALSGHHGAYAGVDGAVYYGSMKAKDKAFRPLRGEVSFISEDEVHDANLTVGETMDFALRMEAPSKRAREHHDGQVITSAEYTSKAKHDVLNTFHIANTLDTKVGDQFVRGVSGGERKRVTLAEAYSTHAQVQCWDNATRGLDANTALQFVKICRTLCDVGRRINVLSLYQAGNSMYERFDKVTVIAEGQVIYYGPRSEARSYFEALGLEHMDGANTADFLTAATAANERRVRPGFEGRVPNTASEFAAAYKGSEIARRMRAEVDATLADSAAREAESHNLKEYVALQKSAHAFKGLAQKASYFQQIQTATIRHAQQRWGDQWSFWARQVTTLVMGLVNGSVFYKVSSTTTGLYLRAGVIFMTMMFPAILGFSDVAASFQGRAVTAKHKAYSMYRPSVILLAQTIVDLPIYFVQNLFFVIVTYFMADLRHSAGQFFICFAATFLTALIFSSIFRAIGYAFNNFHNASKMTGAVFLFMIMYGGFAIYTPSMHPWFAWVRWLSPVYYGFEAMVAGQLDGLKFECAPPLRAPYGPGYEGKPAGCALPGAEFGTTVVDGTEYLRLVLEFSTAHVGRNFGIIIVLWIASIALGMYFLERLPAAGSSKAVTVYKRGGGGALKAESVVRGTAPRDEEEGADTQVLNEKATGTPVEKADKGAIATEGTTFTWQDICYTVPTRNGDLQLLDHVTGYCKAGTITALMGSSGAGKTTLMDVLAARKSEGTITGTVTLNGRPLPVSFQRTTGYCEQLDVHLPQATVREALEFSALLRQPRSLSEKEKLAYVDTIVELLELEDIQDAIIGVPGEGLSIEQRKRLNIGVELVSRPTLLFLDEPTSGLDGQSSFLIVSFLRKLAATGQSILCTIHQPSAALFAGFDQLLLLKGGGRTVYFGAIAALKEYFVSRGVPWPADVNPAEFMIDIVSGEHSLGRDWADVWLESEERAQMVADLEALKAESALGAPAIDEADDHEFAATTWTQMRLVMKRASVQLYRDFEYVANKFALHILVGLISGFSFYQLGNSYANLQNRLFTIVVFVFVAPGVIVQTQPKFIANRDIFETREKKAKFYSWTCFVVGEIVAEWPYLVLCAFFYFVCWYFAAGLDLSAGAAGPVFLQMVLYEALYTGIGQFIAAYAPNPVFAALILPLLMGTLMLFAGVIIPYQAITAFWRYWMYYLNPFTYLMEGLLVWPIWNVKVHCKDYELGYFFPPANMTCGEYMAPFMKHASGYLKDPANKLLCAYCGYSQGNEYLATMEMKRRFDGWKGILITLLFCISSYGFVFLLLKLRSKATKTAK, encoded by the exons ATGACTGCAGAACCGAAACCTGGCAGTGCCAGCGGGCCCGCCGACTCGCAGGTGACGCTGCACAAGGCGCcgaaggccaagaaggcgcaAGCGAAGAACGAGGACAAGTGGGACTTTGAGGCCCAGCTCAAG TTCCAGGCCgaccaggcggcgctcgaggccgtcggcgtcgacccgaAGCAGCATGCTTTCACGCTGACATGGGACAACCTGTCTGtgcgcgggcgtggcggtgcCGATGACGTCCACTTCCAGAAGGACGTGTCCAACCTGCTCATGCCGTGGGGCGCCTGGACGACGGGCAAGCGCGCACAGCAGATCTCCAAGGCCCGCTcaggcgaggtcgcgcacgaCCCGCGCCTGAAGAAGGGGCAGCGGTTCCTCCTCGACGGGTtcagcggcgtgctcgccccCGGAGAGATgatgctcgtcgtcggtcggccaGGCTCCGGCTGCTCGACATTCCTCAAGGCGCTCTCGGGCCACCACGGCGCGTacgccggcgtcgatggcGCAGTGTACTACGGCAGCATgaaggccaaggacaaggcctTCCGCCCGCTCCGCGGCGAGGTGTCCTTCAtctccgaggacgaggtgcacGACGCCAACCTCACTGTCGGCGAGACGATGGACTTTGCGCTGCGCATGGAGGCGCCGagcaagcgcgcgcgcgagcaccacGACGGCCAGGTGATCACAAGCGCAGAGTACACCTCCAAGGCGAAGCACGACGTGCTCAACACGTTCCATATCGCCAACACACTCGACACCAAGGTCGGCGACCAGTTCgtgcgcggcgtgtcgggcggcgagcgcaagcgcgtcaccctcgccgaggcgtacAGCACGCACGCGCAAGTGCAGTGCTGGGACAATGCgacgcgcggcctcgacgccaacacGGCGCTGCAGTTCGTCAAGATCTGCCGCACGCTGTGCGACGTCGGGCGCCGCATCAACGTGCTCTCGCTGTACCAGGCGGGCAACAGCATGTACGAGCGCTTCGACAAGGTGACCGTCATCGCTGAGGGGCAGGTGATCTACTACGGCCCGAGGAGCGAGGCACGCAGCTACTTTGAGGCGCTGGGCCTCGAGCACATGGACGGCGCGAACACGGCCGACTTTCTGAcggccgccactgccgccaaCGAGCGGCGAGTGCGCCCCGGGTTCGAGGGCCGCGTGCCCAACACCGCGAGCGAGTTCGCCGCCGCGTACAAGGGCTCCGAGATCGCGCGCCGcatgcgcgccgaggtggacgccACCCTCGCtgacagcgcggcgcgcgaggcagaGTCGCACAACCTCAAGGAATATGTCGCGCTCCAGAAGAGCGCGCACGCGTTCAAAGGGCTCGCGCAGAAGGCGTCATACTTCCAGCAGATCCAGACCGCGACTATCCGccacgcgcagcagcgctgGGGCGACCAGTGGAGCTTCTGGGCGCGCCAGGTGACTACGCTGGTCATGGGCCTGGTCAACGGCTCCGTGTTTTACAAggtgtcctcgacgacgacggggttg TacctccgcgccggcgtcatcTTCATGACCATGATGTTCCCGGCCATCCTTGGCTTCTccgacgtcgcggcgtcgttCCAGGGCCGCGCGGTGACGGCCAAGCACAAGGCATACTCGATGTACCGGCCGAGTGTGATCCTGCTCGCGCAGACAATCGTCGACCTGCCAATCTACTTTGTCCAAAACCTGTTCTTCGTCATCGTGACCTACTTCATGGCCGACCTGCGCCACTCGGCGGGGCAGTTCTTCATCTGCTTCGCGGCGACGTTCCTCACCGCGCTCATCTTCTCGTCCATCTTCCGCGCAATCGGGTACGCGTTCAACAACTTCCACAACGCGTCCAAGATGACCGGcgccgtcttcctcttcATGATCATGTACGGCGGCTTTGCGATCTACACGCCGTCCATGCACCCGTGGTTCGCGTGGGTGCGCTGGCTCAGCCCGGTCTACTACGGCTTCGAGGCGATGGTCGCaggccagctcgacggcctcaagTTCGAGTGCGCGCCCCCGCTCCGCGCGCCCTACGGGCCGGGGTACGAGGGCAAGCCGGCCGGCTGTGCgctccccggcgccgagtttggcaccaccgtcgtcgacggcacaGAGTACCTccgcctcgtgctcgagtTTTCCACCGCCCACGTCGGCCGCAACTTTGGCATCATCATCGTGCTCTGGATCGCGAgcatcgcgctcggcatGTACTTCCTCGAGCGGCTGCCGGCCGCTGGCTCGTCCAAGGCCGTGACGGTGTacaagcgcggcggcggcggcgcgctcaaaGCCGAGTCGGTCGTGCGTGGCACCGCCccccgcgacgaggaggagggcgcggaCACCCAGGTTCTGAACGAGAAGGCTACCGGCACCCCTGTGGAGAAGGCCGACAAGGGCGCCATCGCGACCGAGGGCACGACCTTCACGTGGCAGGATATCTGCTACACTGTCCCCACGCGCAACGGCGACCTCCAGCTCCTGGACCACGTCACGGGCTACTGCAAGGCTGGGACCATCACAGCGCTCATGGGCTCGAGTGGCGCGGGCAAGACGACGCTCATGGACGTGCTCGCGGCACGCAAGTCGGAGGGCACAATCACCGGCACCGTCACGCTGAATGGCCGCCCGCTGCCCGTCTCGTTCCAGCGCACCACGGGCTACTGCGAGCAGCTGGACGTGCACCTCCCGCAAGCGACCGTCCGTGAAGCCCTCGAGTTCTCCGCGCTCCTGCGCCAGCCGCGCTCGCTGAGCGAGAAGGAAAAGCTCGCATACGTCGACACgatcgtcgagctcctcgagctcgaggacatcCAGGACGCTATCatcggcgtgcccggcgaAGGCCTCAGCAtcgagcagcgcaagcgcctcaacattggcgtcgagctcgtctcgCGCCCGACCCTGCTgttcctcgacgagccgaccTCGGGACTGGACGGGCAGAGCTCGTTCCTCATCGTGTCGTTCctgcgcaagctcgccgcgaCGGGCCAGAGCATCCTGTGCACGATCCACCAGCCGTCCGCGGCGCTCTTTGCGGGCTTTGAccagctcctcctgctcaagggcggcggccgcaccGTGTACTTTGGCGCGATtgccgcgctcaaggagtACTTTGtctcgcgcggcgtgccgtggCCGGCAGACGTCAACCCGGCCGAGTTCATGATCGACATCGTGTCGGGCGAGCACTCGCTCGGGCGCGACTGGGCTGACGTGTGGCTCGAGtcggaggagcgcgcgcagatggtcgccgacctcgaggcgctcaaggcggagagcgcgctcggcgcgcccgccatcgacgaggcggacgaccACGAGTTTGCAGCCACCACGTGGACGCAGATGCGTCTCGTGATGAAGCGCGCCAGCGTGCAGCTGTACCGCGACTTTGAGTACGTCGCCAACAAGTTTGCGCTGCAtatcctcgtcggcctgaTTTCCGGTTTCTCGTTCTACCAGCTCGGCAACAGCTACGCCAATCTCCAGAACAGGCTGTTCACGATCGTCGTGTTCGTGTTCGTCGCGCCCGGTGTCATCGTCCAGACGCAGCCCAAGTTTATCGCCAACCGCGACATCTTTGAGACCCGCGAGAAGAAGGCAAAGTTCTACTCGTGGACAtgcttcgtcgtcggcgagatTGTCGCTGAGTGGCCAtacctcgtcctctgcgcTTTCTTCTACTTTGTCTGCTGGTACTTTGCTGCCGGGCTCGACTTGAGCGCGGGTGCTGCGGGCCCAGTCTTCCTCCAGATGGTGCTCTATGAGGCGCTCTACACGGGT ATCGGCCAGTTCATCGCCGCGTACGCCCCCAACCCCGTCTTCGCGGCCCTCATCCTCCCGCTCCTCATGGGCACGCTCATGCTCTTCGCTGGCGTCATCATCCCTTACCAGGCCATCACGGCCTTCTGGCGCTACTGGA tGTACTACCTCAACCCGTTCACCTACCTCATGGAAGGCCTGCTCGTGTGGCCCATCTGGAACGTCAAAGTCCACTGCAAGGACTACGAGCTCGGCTACTTCTTCCCGCCCGCCAACATGACCTGCGGCGAGTACATGGCGCCGTTCATGAAGCATGCCTCGGGCTACCTCAAGGACCCCGCCAACAAGCTGCTCTGCGCTTACTGCGGCTACTCGCAGGGCAACGAGTACCTCGCCACCATGGAGATGAAGCGCCGCTTCGACGGCTGGAAGGGCATCCTCATCACCCTCCTCTTCTGTATCTCGTCGTACGGcttcgtcttcctcctcctcaagctccGCAGCAAGGCGACCAAGACGGCCAAGTAG
- the metE gene encoding Homoserine O-acetyltransferase gives MTASTSNDNATNPYSSLIDQEIAVLPTFTFESGVALNDVPVAYKTWGKLNAARDNCMVICHALTGSADVEDWWGPLLGPNRAFDPTRFFIFCGNVIGSPYGTVSSVTTNPATGRPYGPEMPGSTAKDDVRLHYQVLKQLGVESVAAVIGGSMGGITTLEWPLNTPPGFVKAIVPLATSARHSAWCISWGEAQRQSIYSDPDYKDGYYYDNHGEVDMSAQPTRGLAAARMAALLTYRSRDSFESRFGRKQGNGRRGSKIPHGGVRVMGGSETTNPSDPSTAELDRSSAWREHNDGHRSFPTAHRDSRAPSPTKEDGTPLTPQSLSPSSSHHTVNGNGNGDVAPLTSLDLGIPSGKPKLGTGGDRGETKIFNAQSYLRYQGDKFTSRFDANCYIHITRKLDTHDLSHPSVFPGGVSHELPTVVSDDDDEIEAALFNALSHEPPALVIGIESDGLFQPSEQRELAAHIPDAELVIIPSPDGHDGFLLEFEAINGWVDGWLRRKVPSHYGERVISLDEWNKDEDEGFAVKKESVFGEAEADVTRW, from the exons atgacggcgtcgacgtcga ACGACAATGCCACCAACCCCTACTCCAGCTTGATCGACCAGGAGATCGCAGTCCTCCCGACCTTCACCTTCGAGTCAGGTGTTGCGCTTAACGACGTACCGGTTGCCTACAAGACATGGGGCAAGctcaacgccgcgcgcgacaaCTGCATGGTCATCTGCCATGCGCTCACCGGCAGCGCCGATGTTGAGGACTG GTGGGGACCTCTTCTTGGACCCAACCGAGCCTTCGACCCTACGCGCTTCTTCATCTTCTGCGGCAATGTCATCGGCTCGCCGTATGGAACCGTCTCTAGCGTCACCACCAACCCTGCGACCGGCCGGCCCTATGGCCCCGAGATGCCAGGCAGCACCGCGAAGGACGACGTGCG GCTGCACTACCAGGTGCTCAAGCAGCTGGGCGTCGAGTCGGTTGCCGCAGTCATCGGTGGCTCGATGGGCGGCATCACCACCCTCGAATGGCCATTGAACACTCCCCCCGGATTTGTCAAGGCGATTGTGCCCCTCGCCACTTCCGCCAGGCATTCGGCATGGTGCATTTCTTGGGGCGAGGCCCAGCGCCAGTCCATCTACTCGGACCCCGACTACAAGGATGGCTACTACTACGACAAccacggcgaggtcgacatgTCGGCGCAGCCGACCCGTggtctcgccgccgcacgcaTGGCCGCACTGTTGACGTACCGTAGCCGAGACTCGTTCGAGTCTCGTTTCGGTCGGAAGCAGGGCAACGGAAGGCGGGGGAGCAAGATCCCGCACGGCGGTGTTCGTGTCATGGGAGGCTCGGAGACTACCAACCCTTCCGACCCGTCGACTGCCGAGCTTGaccgctcgtcggcgtggcgggaGCACAACGATGGTCACCGCTCGTTCCCGACCGCGCACCGCGACAGCCGGGCTCCCTCGCCGACCAAGGAGGACGGCACGCCTTTGACGCCGCAAAGCTtgtcaccgtcgtcgtcgcaccaCACTGTCAACGGTAACGGGAACGGAGACGTCGCACCTCTTACATCACTTGACTTGGGTATCCCTAGCGGCAAGCCGAAGCTTGGCACCGGAGGCGACCGGGGTGAAACCAAGATCTTCAACGCTCAGAGCTACCTTCGGTACCAGGGAGACAAG TTCACATCGCGCTTTGACGCCAACTGCTACATCCACATTacgcgcaagctcgacacGCACGACTTGTCACATCCGTCCGTGTTCCCGGGTGGTGTGTCGCACGAGTTGCCGACAGtggtcagcgacgacgacgacgagattgaGGCGGCGTTGTTCAACGCCCTTTCCCACGAGCCGCCCGCGCTGGTGATTGGCATCGAGTCGGACGGCCTCTTCCAGCCGTcggagcagcgcgagctggccgcgcacatccccgacgccgagctcgtcatcATCCCGAGCCCggacggccacgacggctTCCTGCTCGAGTTTGAGGCCATCAACGGCTGGGTCGACGGCTGGTTGCGGCGCAAGGTGCCCTCGCACtacggcgagcgcgtcatcagcctcgacgagtggaacaaggacgaggacgagggcttTGCCGTCAAGAAGGAGTCGGTGTttggcgaggccgaggcggacgttACCCGGTGGTAA
- the Lxx09580 gene encoding Putative ankyrin-containing lipoprotein — MPSTGPDAQLLKAAASGDVDGITRALSAGANVEARDSSQRTPLLLASLGDHVDAAKALVAAGADPNAQDTILQSAWLVTGVTGSVPMLEVLLGANPKPDLTLRNRYGGVSVIPASERGHVDYVRRVVTTGIDVNHINNLGWTALLEAVILGDGSDKYAQIVRILLEAGAKPSIGDHDGVTALQHARQKGQSRIVEILEQA; from the coding sequence ATGCCGAGCACGGGCCCCGATGCACAGCTCCTCAAAGCAGCAGCCTCTGGCGACGTGGATGGGATCACACGGGCGCTGTCAGCAGGTGCAaacgtcgaggcgcgcgactcgTCCCAACGCACTCCCTTGCTCCTCGCGTCGCTGGGGGACCACGTCGACGCAGCCAAAGCACTTGTAGCCGCGGGCGCGGACCCGAACGCGCAGGACACCATCCTCCAGTCCGCATGGCTCGTGACGGGCGTCACGGGGTCCGTCCCCAtgctcgaggtgctcctcgGAGCGAACCCCAAGCCAGACTTAACCCTGCGTAACCGGTACGGAGGCGTGAGCGTCATCCCCGCCTCGGAGCGAGGACACGTCGATTATGTCCGCCGCGTGGTGACTACCGGCATTGATGTCAACCATATCAACAACCTCGGCTGGACGGCACTCCTTGAGGCTGTCATCCTCGGCGATGGGAGCGACAAGTACGCCCAGATTGTGCGAATCTTGCTCGAGGCTGGCGCAAAGCCCTCAATCGGCGACCATGACGGCGTGACGGCGCTTCAGCATGCCAGGCAGAAGGGGCAGAGTCGAATCGTCGAGATTCTCGAGCAGGCCTAG
- the CBSCBSPB3 gene encoding CBS domain-containing protein CBSCBSPB3, which yields MSNAQTNPSTLIPESTATSMSTSTSSSTRARPPAAPTPPSLSPPIDGNTKRTSPGSTTAHPNPLPTPPGSVRSQTSPTVTSVLLPSTSSSSSSSAPGTAPITRTHSHGSRQSVSFPADLVTPPASKILASRPTNTLSVFPESPDMVDPNTPPLTPDELPTRKRYHSTVNKTEITPAGKLNRSASSKISSKFQSLRKKIESELSRKRPGGRHEPSQPTPGGASKRSSKRPAKGTVAGLRPSPALTVPEGMSVADASQLCAAKRTDCVLVVDDEEGLSGIFTAKDLAFRVTAAGLDPRLTPVSAIMTKNPMVTRDTTSATEALQLMVSRHFRHLPVCNEDGDVVGLLDITKVFHDALAKVERGSSATHQLSAALAGVQTELGPGLVNNPQAAAMLAYVDALRDKMAQPDLLSVLDTSLPPPTVSPRTSVREAARLMKERRTTAVCVLETNTGTSAISGLSNHSVPPRIAGIFTSKDIVLRVIAAGLDASRCSVVRVMTPHPDTAPPTMVVQDALKKMHNGHYLNLPVVEEDGRLMGIVDVLKLTYATLEQIDSMNDDQTTESGPMWSKFFDTLNAAGGDDDSASQLSHSELRTDTPSKEKGHNRGLSSVTSPMSEVMPGDSASAVNEVISDIGTKGGLSSVAPSMPIDDGTYVFKFKTPSGRTHRFQARHDSYELLRDIIHGKLSTDPFFDTPTDPSAVAADPSVFVVNYTDDEGDLVQMTADGDVSDAVRIARSHKTDRVVLFLDGGNNWADAAKSAAPKPAEVPKEVPAAPKPVVEEKVEEKVAEPVAAPAPVRATKVVGPNGEELLFGVLPKDMALPAAIGFLGVVIAGVFVASRTSK from the exons ATGTCCAACGCTCAGACGAACCCCTCCACGCTCATTCCTGAATCCACCGCGACCTCaatgtcgacctcgacctcgtcctcgacccgCGCCCGACCCCCCGCGGCCCCAACAccgccctcgctctcgcccccGATCGACGGCAACACGAAACGCACGTCTCCCGGATCGACAACGGCACACCCAAACCCCCTGCCTACGCCCCCCGGGTCGGTGCGCTCGCAAACTTCCCCTACTGTCACCTCTGTCCTCCTTccatcgacgtcgtcctcgtcgtcgtcgtcggcgccgggcacggCACCCATCACTCGCACGCACTCTCACGGCTCTCGGCAATCCGTGTCCTTCCCTGCCGACCTTGTCACTCCGCCCGCGTCTAAAATCCTGGCCTCGCGTCCGACCAACACGCTGTCCGTGTTCCCCGAATCCCCGGACATGGTCGACCCAAACACGCCACCCCTGACGCCCGACGAACTACCCACTCGCAAACGTTACCACTCGACCGTCAACAAAACGGAAATTACCCCTGCTGGTAAACTAAaccgctcggcctcgtcgaaAATATCGTCCAAATTCCAGTCGCTGCGCAAGAAGATTGAGAGCGAGCTCTCCCGCAAGCGCCCCGGTGGCCGCCATGAGCCGTCTCAACCTACGCCAGGTGGCGCTTCCAAGCGTTCTTCCAAGCGCCCTGCCAAGGGTACCGTCGCTGGTCTCCGCCCCAGCCCTGCGCTTACTGTCCCCGAGGGCATGAGCGTTGCCGACGCCTCGCAGCTCTGCGCTGCCAAGCGTACTGActgcgtcctcgtcgtcgacgacgaggagggcctcAGCGGTATCTTCACCGCAAAGGACCTGGCGTTCCGTGTCACCGCGGCTGGTCTCGACCCCCGTCTGACCCCTGTCTCGGCGATCATGACCAAGAACCCCATGGTTACGCGTGACACGACTTCCGCTACCGAGGCCCTGCAGCTCATGGTTAGCCGCCACTTCCGTCACTTG CCTGTCTGCAACGAGGATGGAGATGTTGTCGGTCTCCTCGACATCACCAAGGTGTTCCACGATGCCCTCGCCAAGGTGGAGCGTGGCTCGAGTGCCACTCACCAGCTCTCGGCTGCCCTCGCTGGCGTTCAGACCGAGCTTGGCCCCGGCCTCGTCAACAACccgcaggccgccgccatgctcgCCTACGTTGACGCTCTCCGCGACAAGATGGCCCAGCCCGACCTGCTGTCGGTCCTCGACACGAGCCTGCCTCCGCCTACCGTCTCGCCCCGCACGTCGGTTCGCGAGGCCGCTCGCCTCATGAAGGAGCGCCGCACCACCGCTGTTTGTGTCCTCGAGACCAACACGGGCACCAGCGCCATCTCGGGTTTGAGCAACCACAGCGTTCCGCCCAGGATCGCCGGTATCTTCACGTCCAAGGACATTGTCCTTCGTGTCATTGCCGCTGGTCTCgacgcctcgcgctgcagcgTCGTGCGTGTCATGACCCCTCACCCCGACACTGCCCCGCCTACCATGGTCGTTCAGGACGCTCTCAAGAAGATGCACAACGGCCACTACCTCAACCTTCccgttgtcgaggaggatggcAGGCTCATGGGCAttgtcgacgtgctcaagctCACCTACGCCACGCTCGAGCAGATTGACAGCATGAACGACGACCAGACGACCGAGTCGGGTCCCATGTGGTCCAAGTTCTTTGACACTCTCAACGCGGctggcggtgacgacgactcggctTCGCAGCTCTCGCACAGCGAACTGCGTACCGACACCCCCTCCAAGGAGAAGGGCCACAACCGTGGCTTATCAAGCGTCACCTCGCCCATGTCTGAGGTTATGCCCGGTGACTCTGCTTCGGCCGTCAACGAGGTCATCTCGGACATTGGCACCAAGGGCGGCTTGTCCTCTGTCGCTCCCTCCATGCCGATTGATGACGGCACCTACGTCTTCAAGTTCAAGACGCCATCAGGACGCACACACCGTTTCCAGGCTCGCCACGACAGCTacgagctgctgcgcgaTATTATTCACGGCAAGCTGTCGACCGACCCCTTCTTCGACACGCCAACAGACCCCTCGGCTGTTGCTGCCGACCCCTCAGTGTTCGTTGTCAACTacacggacgacgagggcgaccttGTGCAGATGactgccgacggcgacgtctcGGACGCTGTGCGCATCGCCCGCAGCCACAAGACGGACCGTGTCGTCTTGTTccttgacggcggcaacaactGGGCAGATGCCGCAAAGTCGGCCGCCCCTAAGCCTGCCGAGGTGCCCAAGGAGGTCCCGGCCGCTCCCAAGCCCGTTGTTgaggagaaggtcgaggagaaggtGGCCGAGCCGGTTGCTGCTCCTGCCCCCGTCAGGGCGACCAAGGTCGTTGGACCTAATGGGGAGGAGCTCCTCTTTGGTGTTCTCCCCAAGGACATGGCGCTGCCGGCTGCCATtggcttcctcggcgtcgtgatTGCCGGCGTGTTCGTTGCCTCTCGTACCAGCAAGTAA